Within Gambusia affinis linkage group LG01, SWU_Gaff_1.0, whole genome shotgun sequence, the genomic segment tgaaaaaaaaaaaccaaaaaacttttGGAAACGCTTTAcattgcaaaaaagaaaatcatataAATTAATTCTTGTAAATAAAGTGTGCTTATTTCCGTAATTTCCAACACATTGAATCATAAATTCCACAACAAATACGATAAAGACTcacgttttaaaatgtttcgactctccagctcctccacatTCGGTCTCTGGCTCAACCTCCTGCGGAGAAACACCAGAACCACGTTTTGAACCATGTTGACCAAATCTCCTCCAGCCCctttcctccttcctctctgtTCGTATTAAACAGGTTGCAGTTTCTTCACGACGCGCGTTCTCGAGAGGAATCCCCTATGTTTCCATCTCCCATCCAAACCGCGGCTGTGCTGCTTGGGCAGTGGGGCTCCCCACATTTGGAAGAGTGATGAACGGCGCCGATTTATCCCCCTTACAGAGAATCTCCTCAAGCAAGTTTTATATCTCGGCGTCAACGGGCAGCATCTCTGCGGCGGGAAAACTCCACTCTGTCTCGGCGGCGCAGGCACTCCTCTCTCTACTATCAGCCACAAGCGCTTTTTGAAGCGGGTCGTGATGGGGCTGGTACTGGGCGTGACTCCGCTAGTCTCCCTGGTTACTGCCTGCATAATATGTTGGAAGCCCCGCCCACTAAGGCTTCCCCTGCTTTTACGCTCGAGCAGGAGGGAGTAAACTGGCACCAGCGTAGTACTCTTAAGAGTATCGTcggtttattttgaaatgagtcgaaagttatttctttaaaaatcatattcaaatatttttttgtaaaaaaatataataataataataatacagcagCTTTAACCGCCTGAAAGTTTAGTTTCCAGGTGTCCCTTCGCCATCAAAGCAATCAAAAGGTTCAGctatgtgtctctgtgttggctTTGTATGAATTATATATGTGAGCATCTTAAAGAGGTCAACATCAGACAGCCTGTGGGTTACACCCCAGCAGACCTCCAGAGGTGGAAACTATAAAGAGAGTTTGAATGCCTCCACACAACAGGACTCTCTTCATCCCCTCACCCAGGCAAACACAGGACTCTTTATAGTTTGGTTCTCTAAAACATCAAAGTTAGGTCACATGAACTAAAATCTGGATGCCCATGACGCAAAAGTAAAAGTAGTTCTTTATCTGTGTCTGCATATACTGGAGATCAGAACTTAATGTATTTCTGGAGGTACTTTGACTGCCTTCAGAGGGTCGTAAAAGAAAACCCCCAAATTAATCATACCCTGGTAGGTATGGATtctaagtattttttattaaaccaccaacattaaacattaaagacCTGGCAtgtcaaaatagtttttaaccACCATTGTTATCATTAAGCATATTTAATTGGTTATTTATTGGAAGTCAAACTTTCTTTGAATTGCTGACCAGCTTCTACCATGTTTCCCCTCTAAATTCATATTCCGCTCTCAAGTCCTGCTAATATCTCACAGTAATTGTAACTTATTTTCGATAAAGTTTGCATTGCCCTCTATTTACAACCATTTTGATTCTAATTCCCATTTTACCAAGTTGAATCCACCAAAATATGACACATCATGACCACTAAAAAAACATTGGTTTTGAAAACTACTCTAAATCAATTGTGAAAACATCCCCCAGGTTGGGTATCAATGCCTGATGGGTAAGTTCCACAGTAGATGGCCCCAATTTGTACATGAGGAAGTCAAGTATGAAACCCTGGCATTCGACTACAACTTGGAATccaattttcatctttttttaaattaaccgAGCAAGATCATGTCTGATACCTCCCCCTTCTTCTCCCAAGAACAGTTTCTTCTCAGTGCTAACCAGAAAGTCGACTGTTCTGTCTTCAGTAATTAACATGTAGAGATCTTTACACGGTACAAGGCATCATTCAACAGTCGTATTCCCCTGGAGGAATGCCTTCTGAGAACAAAGATTCGAACAGGAACGCAACAATCACAAGTGTTTGTAGAACAGTTTTGAAATCCCAAGCAGTGATGAAAGGAGTAGCACTCATGGCTATCCTCCCTCATCTACAGCTTCCCCTTTGATGAGATCAGTTGGATTTCATTGCTGTCTTAAGATCTCATCAGGTGGAAAACAGTGAGAGCGCGTGATTCTTTTGTTCCCCTCACtgacaaacaaagagaaaaaccacAGTGAAGCGCCTCGAACGCTGTTACATTCCAAACGTACATAAAAGACAATCACTAGTGAAGCCCCAGTGCGTATGAGCATTCACTGTATTGACCCGGTCGCTGCGCTGGGTTGCTTAGCAACAGTATCTTGAAGACAATGGAGTTTTCCTGCAGAAGTTCTCATTTCTCCCTAGTAACacagggaggagggggggggggtttcaCCACCGCACTCCAAGCTGCGTGTGCTTTAAATGACAATCTGCAGCTATTTTTGGAaacatgctgctgttttcttttttctcccacGGGAGGAAAGATAAATGTGCTAACAGAGTGGCTAAATTTAATCAGCTTAGGAGCTAATTAAATTTGACTCGAGGTACAGTAGACTATTCTTAAACCTCAGGTGATTTCGTCACGTGAAACAAAAGGCTTAATTTACTATAGAGTGATAGAGATTTCTTGTGTGGGCGTgcctgtgtgcatgtgtgtgttttgtttaaactgACACACTGATTGCATCACAGATTATTAGAGTGAAGGTTAgagttttttctacaaaatgcacagaaaacacCCGAATCTTTTAGACTTttcatttttggatgtttttcccttttaagTGAGGTGCGAAAGTAATCAATAAGTGCCCCAGTCGAGAGAGGTGTTAAATATCTAAGTGGAAAAAAACCGCATGTGGGCGGTTGTTTAGTCGTTAATTTCACCTGCCAACTGCACAGAGAACGTAAAATTTGCCTTTTTCACCTTTCTTCTTTCTCGTAGTACTGTAGCAGGGCGCCCTACCTCCTCCTACGCCAGTATTATTTCTGCTGATATAACTCCCTGACATTTGTGAGGAGGCAGCAGTGCACGAAGGTGGAGTGCATTATTGAACGGTAGCAGGAGCTAAGATTAGAAACAACATGGCAGCGTGGCTGCAGAGCTGATTCTAGCTCTGGAACTAAAGATAGAAAGGTCGTCGATCACTGACACCGACGGAGAGACGGTGCGTTATCATCCATCATCTGTTCCGCAGCGACACACAAAAGCTCAAAGGCAAAGAAGACAATTAGAGGTTGGAGCCGTGCAGAAATGTATTGGTGCttactgtgttgttttgtttctcacgACTGCCTGGGGTagttttttcctcctccagttAACCAATCTGAGCTATAATTAGAAAAGGTTATCGTCCACAGTCTTTCTTTGCAGCAATGTGGAATTAGAAAGCTGTATTATCCAAAGCTCCTTGAGTTTAGACTTCTTTGTCTGACAAAAATGATTATAAATTGTTAAATATGTCCAGATTTGCCACATTAAGTCTAATGATACACTTCAATATTTGTATTAAGGGAAGTAGCCAAGATGTAAAGGCACTCGAGTTTCAAACCAGAACTGAAAAAAGTTACATATCCATAGTACAAGGTAAGTTAAATTACTTGGTAgtcttaagttattttttttctaattcaaagCATATCACTCTGTAAAAATCTTTTACAGagtcttttttcatttatgaaacaaaaggaGTGCATCAATAttacaacacaaagcagaaatagCTCTTCATATTAGCTACAGATAGCCTTTTGTGCTGCTTTAACGCAGATTTATCCAACTTGTTTTTATAACACTGCACTGCACACTTCAAATCATTGaatgtcttctttttaaattaccAAAAGGGCGTTTTTTTCAGTGCTTCTAAGAAAAGAGTAAGAGGCCATATTATTAGTTGCCTATTAGTGTGGGTGCCGCTTTGTGCTTGGCTGTGAATGATTTCACAGCGGGTTATGTAACACTCTTGTGTGTCTCAGTTTGAAATGCCGGTGTTAAAGAGCCTGAGTCTGGTGATATATCCAATCATGAGATAACTGCTGTCAGTCTGTGAATATTATGCGCCTCAGCTGTGATGGGAGGGCAGGGTGGAGGGAATAACTCCACAAATGTCTTTACAAAGAGGTACAAAATGTACGTACACGTCAATGAAGCTTCACAGAGGAAACATTTCCTGGAACGAGTTTGCCTCACTTGTTGCGCCCAAAATAGTCAGCAGATAGACTGATCACAATGTGAAAGTTTCAAGAAATGACAGGACGTGCGAATTTCTAGTAACCAGAAACGTGTGATATTCATCTATTTGGAAGATTGCCTTTGACAGATGCACCACTTCCTGTGCTGTGAAGATTTTCAGCTTTAGTTATAATTGTTATGGGTTGGTATATAAATAACTGTACCGCAGATACATGAAAACATTCATATTAGGGTAGGTTGTGCACAATACCACACTTTGGTAAACAGTTGGATGATCCCAATTGGGTATTTTAACTACACTTTAAATGGTAGATGATTTATGCAATTATGCATAACCAAAGttttcagcataaaaaaaaacactttcttgcATCATCAACTACATAGAAGTCATTTTCAGGTAACTTCAAGATGTGCTTAGTCTAGACGTTTCGTGCAACATCTGTCGTTTTTCCTACATTTGTTCCAGTTTGGCTTTTCTGTCACAATTGAAATTTTTATGAAACACATTTCAATGTCAGGCAGAGATGATGCAGTTTTGAAccaattatttcacttaaaaaggGAAATAACTATCCAAAGATACTTGCTCCCTATATCCACTAGATGCTGTGGCACATTTGGAAGCAACAATTGCCATgaagttttatatataaaatccCTGCAGAGAAATTTGAAGTCTCtttgcagaatttattttagcAGAGAGCAGAATTCATGGCAAGCAACGTTACAGCAAAGTTTCAGACAGTCACACAGATGTTGGTTTTACACCAGATGTAACAACCAAACCTTCTAACATGCTCACTATAGTCACATTAGAAcccaaaataatttccaaatgtttGAACGATCATCAATATATGTTTGGCCTGTGTATTCTTTTTGACGGCTgcggtttttgttgtttttgcctccTTCACCTTTACTTTTGGATGTTGTTCTGGCTTCTTTTGCAAAGccaaaatttgtttgatgatccgaattgtgtgacaaaaaaaatccaagcgAGAACTAATCCGCAGGAGGGAGAACACGTGTTTCACAGCTTTGTAGTTAGGAGCATCGGAAAGCTTCTACTTCTTACTTGGCAAGTTTCATCTCTATCTGCTGACGGATTTCCTGTCGCTCCTGATCGCTCCGTGCCGGAAAGATATTCTtgtcctccagctcctgctTGCTCGGCCTGTTTCGTAGCTTGACGGCCAGCAGCTCCTTCCTTAGCCTGCGAGGAAGTGTACCTGCAACACCATACATGTCCATTGCACCGACGTGCTAAGACGTAGGCTTAACTAGAAACCAATGCAACAATGCAGAACACCATGGCACCTACACACGAGCTGGAGTAAATACCTCTAGATAAAATACCACAGTATAAAATtagaactgaaagaaaagatcTAATTGAAGCAAACATTATAACACGGCCTAAttgctttctatttttgtattGACTATAGTTAAAAATTATGTGTGTTATCTAATTagactttctgtttatttaatgtgaGGGGAAAATCTCTCAAGCGTCACTAAAGTTATTCTACTTTCCCCTCTTATATCATCAATTTAGAAGTAAATGCtccacagtttttttctgacaatggGTTCATTTTGTGGCCAGGTGGTGTGTGGAGTGAGCaacattattataaaatagaaGAATACTGTATCTGAAAATCAGCCTGGAAAAGGTAGGATGTAAACCACAACAATGGGATTGTGAGGCTCAAAACTCAAATAACGTCCTAAACAACAAGAAACCCTCAAAGACCCACCAGAGATGACAGAGTCGTTCCAGCTGTCTAGGTCGAAGGGGAGGCCTGAGGTCTTGGAGAAGCACTGGTCCAGCCGTACGTTCTCCTTATTCTCCTCCGCTTCCTTCTTGGGCCAGTCAGACCCTCCGGCTCCTATGCAGCCGCCAGTCAAAGACGACATGTGTTGGTTATCAGAGCTGCAGGAGCGAGACAGCCGTCCGTCGGAGCACCATAGCCTTGGGGGCGAGCCCTGCTCACACCCGTCGTGGACACTGAGGAAACGCGAAAGGACAGATGGCTTTTTAACGTCGACAGCGAAGGAGAGATAGATACAATTGTAACTATTGTAAGAGGCTTGTGgaagccaaaagaaaaagaaacattcactTCGCCAGTCTGTGTCTGGACACAGAGCGGATTTGAGTGGAAACTTTTGTGACTTCGACATCCTAGCGGGGACTGGATGcagttttaaaagctttaacattaaaaatggatattgtgaaattatttattttgcctcCTGCTTGTAAAGTAGGCAGTGTCACAATTAAAACGCGTCTCATAAATTAGGAATCAGCAGGCGACTGGATAATAGGTTTTACGGATTGGGGGAAAATCTATATTAGaagaatattttatgaaaatatatttttttgggaCGAACATGGATCTAGAAGACCATTCTTCCATCAGGGACCAATTCTATcttatttaagtgtttttaacaAAGATTATGACTAAAATCAGTAAGaactaaataaatgataatatggAATATCCAGAAATTGAAAACTAACCTCTCCTGTCGATTCTTGGAAGCAAAGgccctctgcagctcctccataaTGCAGCTGGGAGGCATGGGAGGGTGGATCATATTGCCCAGATGTGGGGACCCCGAAGGGTTTGCCAGGGGCCCCCGTAGCGGCAGGGTCATCGACGTCAGGCTTTCTGTGGCCCTGTGCAGAGGCTCTTTGGGGAGGTAGGAGTTGGGCAGGTGAGTAGGGAGCGACACAGGTCCTGAATCTAAAAGGCACATAAATAATTGTTAATCATGTAagtttctcttatttttctcaACTAGCTGTGTTTGTGTACATATTTAGGATTCAGCTTTCAATATCTTAAGGTAACTTTACATGTTTACATGCTTTCTTTGTCAGATTGAGGGTAAATTATGTACTCAGtggaattaaacagaaaatagcaGAAATAACAGGTCTGTGCATCAAAATATACCAGCTTCATGCTGAGTTTACAGCTTTTTGGTTAGATGCTAATTCGCTTGGTACTGTAATAGAAATGAAATTAAGGGTCTTTCAGAAATAACTTCACTATCACAATAACTGTAAACACACTGGACAGCTTTCAACCTGTAGAGAGGGAGGCTTATATTGACTTCCACATTCACCCCATTCTGTTCAGTGAAGCAGGAATAGTAATGCcatattgtcatattttatttttcattatttaggATTATTCAGCttgtaaaatcaaagtttaaaaaaaaaaatgaaagactgGGAGGTGACACACCAGAAGGGAGGGGATGAAGTTAGGACtcaaggaaggaagaaaagggaGGGGGCGACTGTAGGAACCCTTTATCTATAATAAGCCGACATGCTTCCACCCGGCAAATGTTAGTGTCAGTAATATTGTCTCACGATGAGCTTTAAGATCTCTTCCTGTTCCCTCCTAACTCGTATTGTTCCAGAACTATCCTCACCGTCTCCAGAACTCAGCTGGGGCAAAAGTTTAGGAGGTACTTGTGGTGGCGACGTTCCCGGAGAGATTTCCTCTTCCGACCGCTCTTCCATGCGCTCTCCCGCGTCCTGCAGCCCCTCAGGGAGATCCCCCGCTGGGCGTGACTCGTCCTCTGCATTCTCCTCTGACGGTGCTACATTCTCCTCCACCCGGTCGCAGTCTTGGAGAGGAGCAGCCACTGcagcacaatttaaaaaaaaaacaacaaaaaaataacagttcataaaaagcCACTTTACAGCGATGTTACAATTCGCATGACAAAGGAGAAATGTATGCAGTTTGGACAATATAAGCTGAAACACAATTCACTGAGATactttattggaaaaaataatttgaatgtgtaaaaatctatttttgtcttcttcttatAAAtagaacaaaactttaaaaattctCAAGTTGTATTTTAAAGAGTCACAGTAGAGCAATCCAACTATTTCACTCAGACTAAAGATTTCAGATGATCAAATTGAAGACCaacttttaaatactgaaatatcTCCTTAATGTAGCAAAGAACTAgaagctttaaaacaaacaccaaactCAGCTTTAATGACTGGACctgcaaataaacaatacaaaactCCTTTGGCATCTGACAGATGACTTTGTTGCGCTTGTGGCTTTCTCAAGGCCATGTTGCCTTGGGCAGTGAGCCACATTATCCATATAAAAACGCCACTGTGTTTGAcgcagcagagaggaggagagccATTTGTAAAATGCACTCACTCCTTGTGCaatttgtacaaataaacatcTGGATAGCAGAAGACAGATTGAAGCTAACATTTAGTTGTCTTTGCTGCCCTCTATTGGTGAAAGAAGAATATTGGCTCGTGAggtataaattaaaaagaaaaatgtctgaaacaatttaaaaagcattactTATTTAGCGTCTATAAGTTATTTTGCAGGCATCATAGCAACAAGACCCACTGTTTCAACTACTTTATAAATTACTGTcagacaaaaatacagaaacttcTTATTCTTGCAACTGAAAATACTCACATctctgttacaaaaaaaaaaagagtattacTTTAATGGTTCATGTccattttacacaataaatataCCTGAAGAGGGAAGCTCCTCGTCAGGACCGAGGTACTCAACGCTGCTGACGGTGAGGTTTGGATTCAAAGGTCCCCCAAACCCACCGAGTAAAACTGTCCCATCTGAGCAGCAACCTTGGGTGGGAGAGCTGGGATCATGGCACAGGAGACCGCTGGATAATGCTACATCttttcaagaagaagaagaaaaaaaaataaaaatcatttgatTGGAGTCAGTTACCGCAGCTGAAACACGACtcaaatttttttgcaaaacgcAAAGTTTATTGTTTAGTATTACACATTTACTGAAGCCCCTTTAAATTGGATTTATCTAATTTAATTGGTGAAATTAGTGTTACAAAAGGTATATGAAATCTGTAAAAGGAACACATAGGGTAACTctttatggatttatttaaaatattggaATGGTCTCAACAAATGCCTATTCCAAAGTAACTTACCGTACATCAATATgagggacaaaaaaacaaaacaaaacaataaacaacaagGGATActcaattttaataaattaatttgtccCATGGAGTGCTGTTGTGTTCAATCTAAACAGTTCAAGGGAAGTcttcaatattttgtttacatttttctttttttaacttccacACTAAGAACACCCGTGGGGCTTTACTGCAGTATTAATCCACAGCGATCTTCACAGGCATGATGTGAAATTGACATGCACTAAATTAATTCAAACGGCTCAATCCTAAATTGCCACATTCCTTCATTAGGTTCTCCTAACCTAATTCATTACCAAAGGATTAGGACTAATGTGGTCGCATGATGAGCCTCAGAGAGGTCGGATGGCGATCTCAGGCTTTCTGCCGTACCTGTGGAGCTCTGCTTgagtttctcatttttctttttcctccacttccaAGGCTTGAAAATTCGCCCCAGGGTGGCCAGCTTGCTGTTACGTCGGATGGGTGGAGTGTGAACCCCCGTCACCAGGCAGCCTGTTcgcagcaccctctgctggtCCACAAGTTCAACTGCAGCAACAGAAGATGCAGAGAGGAGGCCCAAAGAAGGGAagagattgtttttgttgttgttgtgtgtttCAGGAAATATGTAGTTGGGAGGCAAAGGGTTCAAAGTTGATAGGGTGAggttaaaatgtccaaaagaaggaggaaaggaacaagaaagagggagagagagagagaaaacaggagcCCAATTAGTATGCTCACCTCACTGAATAAACCATGATGGAGTCCAAGTGCTGTGAACAGATTAAATTAGAAAGACTAATTCAATCATGGCACACTCTCCTACGGCTGTTATTTCCCTCCCACTGAACCATACGTCAtctatcaaaataaatatctcTCCCATTCTAAATTTTTCGCCCAATACATTCACCGCTGTGACACAGGCTGCCGCGCGAGGGACACGTTGTCCAACAGGTGCTCCGGCCGTGGGGCCGCATGAGAGAGAATGATTACTTTAGTGTCTAACATCAACCTTTCAGTTTGAAACACATTCACATCCTTTAGACCTTGTCATGTTTTGTCATGATAAACATTAGTGCATTTTATAAGAATTTAGTTCTTTTAAATACGTATTTACACAAAGGAGTGgataaacaaacttttcacaAGCAAAAAACACccccaaaaaccaaaaagactttaaaaactgtttgatttcAGCTCCCTTTACCCCGATATGCCTAAATAAAGTCCATTGCAGCCAGTTAATTTAATGTCACAGGAGCAAGGCAGACAGATCAGGGaggaagttgtggagaagtttaaaggaGCGcttggttatttaaaaaaaaaaaagaaacatttagagaTTGAATAGAGAAGCAACCATTGAATAGAGAAGCAAGGTCATGCACTTCAGCAGAAGTGCATGACCGCTTTCTTTCactgctgaaagaaaaccatgAGACATTAAACACAAGTCATGTAAGGAGAACCAATAATGTGGAAGATGTTTACTAGTTTACAAACAGCATAACTGATATgtcacttccttttttttccatccatcatcctgtttattatttctgttttactcgCATTGAAAATCCAATCATATGTAGCCATTATTTCTGTCAGTCGAGCTGCACtcctcctgtttgtgttttgctctcACTAAGTTATTTTTCATTCTATTTCTGAAATCCCATTAGCTCCCGTAAAACGCTCGTGGATCCCTCTGTGCACAAACAAattacacaagaaaaacaaaacacagaacagctCAAAAGCACTGGCAATGACAAAACGCACCacagtcataaaaataaaaataaaattaatgggCCAATTTTTCGATTGAAACTATCACAAATCACTGAACGAAATAAACAAACTTCTGCCCGAGAGTCCAGCAGCATTGACCCCCCCAAACACATCCATGCTACCTCTCTGCTCTATCTACAGGAAACG encodes:
- the phactr3a gene encoding phosphatase and actin regulator 3a, whose protein sequence is MATSDGLDGCLQRGRSQSDPNILTEPGIDLSHSTVELVDQQRVLRTGCLVTGVHTPPIRRNSKLATLGRIFKPWKWRKKKNEKLKQSSTDVALSSGLLCHDPSSPTQGCCSDGTVLLGGFGGPLNPNLTVSSVEYLGPDEELPSSVAAPLQDCDRVEENVAPSEENAEDESRPAGDLPEGLQDAGERMEERSEEEISPGTSPPQVPPKLLPQLSSGDDSGPVSLPTHLPNSYLPKEPLHRATESLTSMTLPLRGPLANPSGSPHLGNMIHPPMPPSCIMEELQRAFASKNRQESVHDGCEQGSPPRLWCSDGRLSRSCSSDNQHMSSLTGGCIGAGGSDWPKKEAEENKENVRLDQCFSKTSGLPFDLDSWNDSVISGTLPRRLRKELLAVKLRNRPSKQELEDKNIFPARSDQERQEIRQQIEMKLAKRLSQRPNVEELESRNILKQRNDQTEQEERREIKQRLNRKLNQRPTVDELRERKILIRFSDYVEVAKAQDYDRRADKPWTRLSAADKAAIRKELNEFKSTEMEVHASSKHLTRFHRP